From a region of the Coffea arabica cultivar ET-39 chromosome 3e, Coffea Arabica ET-39 HiFi, whole genome shotgun sequence genome:
- the LOC140038914 gene encoding uncharacterized protein: MGTRGRNDINYRNPCLTMHQPWASLLVYGIKRVEGRSWPAPIRGRLWIHAASKIPEPATIQAMEDFYREIYAVDGITDIKFPEHYPTSRLIGCVEVVGCVTREELVSWEEVPGGVQLEGQTDFCWLCEQPQKLIVPFEMRGFQGVYNLEHKIHEAAARGLSAVRVPRPVKFPLPDPRDPFSLKPGSLVSTFKGSGMPKVEKSESLTAAVAGARAAATQFSKSGSFEPAAVGGGDEPISSRTRNKSTAV; the protein is encoded by the exons ATGGGTACTAGAGGCAGAAATGATATCAACTATAGAAACCCATGTCTGACAATGCATCAGCCATGGGCTTCTTTGCTTGTTTATGGCATCAAACGTGTTGAAGGAAGATCTTGGCCTGCCCCTATTCGAG GACGACTTTGGATTCATGCTGCTAGCAAGATCCCAGAACCAGCTACGATCCAAGCAATGGAGGATTTTTACAGGGAAATATATGCAGTGGATGGAATTACAGATATTAAATTTCCAGAGCATTATCCAACCTCAAGATTGATAG GTTGTGTTGAGGTGGTTGGATGCGTTACTCGTGAAGAACTAGTAAGCTGGGAGGAGGTTCCTGGAGGG GTGCAGCTAGAAGGGCAAACTGATTTTTGTTGGCTTTGTGAGCAACCTCAG AAACTCATAGTTCCTTTTGAGATGCGAGGCTTCCAAGGAGTTTATAATTTGGAGCATAAG ATACATGAAGCTGCTGCTAGAGGTCTTTCTGCAGTTAGGGTGCCAAGGCCAGTTAAATTTCCCCTTCCAGATCCGCGAGATCCATTCTCTTTGAAGCCAGGATCACTTGTTTCCACATTTAAGGGCTCTGGCATGCCTAAAGTGGAGAAATCGGAGAGTCTTACTGCAGCAGTTGCTGGTGCCCGTGCAGCTGCTACACAATTCTCAAAGAGCGGCAGCTTTGAGCCTGCTGCAGTGGGAGGAGGTGATGAGCCTATCTCTTCTAGAACAAGGAACAAGTCAACAGCGGTTTAG
- the LOC140038913 gene encoding serine/threonine-protein phosphatase PP1 isozyme 2-like isoform X1, whose protein sequence is MDALAVDDIIKRLLDVRGRPGKQVQLSESEIRHLCLRSKEIFMAQPNLLELAAPIKICGDIHGQYSDLLRLFQYGGLPPKSNYLFLGDYVDRGKQSLETICLLLAFKIKHPDNFFLLRGNHECASVNRVYGFYDECKRRFNVRLWKVFTECFNCLPVAALIDDKILCMHGGLSPDLHDVDQILELQRPTDVPESGLLCDLLWSDPSKDVKGWGMNDRGVSYTFGHDKVLEFLEKNDLDLICRAHQVVEDGYEFFADRQLVTIFSAPNYCGEFDNAGAMMSVDETLMCSFQILKPAEKKPKFGFGSTRRTKTGNLHAKTKLQKEFLKYLLITSVPYKA, encoded by the exons ATGGATGCTTTGGCTGTTGATGATATAATTAAGCGTTTGCTTGACGTTAGAGGAAGGCCAGGGAAACAAGTGCAGCTTTCGGAATCAGAAATTAGGCATCTTTGTTTAAGGTCGAAGGAAATCTTTATGGCACAGCCTAATCTCCTTGAGCTTGCAGCTCCAATCAAGATCTGTG GGGATATTCATGGTCAGTATTCTGATCTACTTAGGCTTTTCCAGTATGGTGGATTGCCCCCGAAGTCCAATTACTTGTTCTTGGGGGATTATGTGGATCGAGGAAAACAAAGTCTTGAAACAATATGTCTTCTACTTGCATTCAAGATCAAGCATCCTGACAACTTCTTCCTTCTGAGGGGCAACCATGAATGTGCCTCTGTTAATCGTGTATATGGGTTCTACGATGAGTGCAAACGAAGATTCAACGTCAGACTGTGGAAGGTATTCACAGAATGTTTTAATTGCTTGCCTGTAGCAGCTTTGATAGATGACAAGATATTGTGCATGCATGGAGGACTTTCTCCGGACCTGCATGATGTGGATCAAATTTTAGAACTACAGCGTCCAACTGATGTTCCAGAGAGTGGCTTGCTTTGTGATCTCCTATGGTCAGATCCAAGTAAAGATGTTAAAGGATGGGGGATGAATGATAGGGGAGTGTCATATACCTTTGGCCATGATAAGGTGTTAGAATTTCTTGAGAAGAATGATCTGGATCTTATCTGCCGGGCTCACCAG GTTGTGGAAGATGGATATGAGTTTTTCGCTGATAGACAACTTGTAACAATATTCTCTGCCCCTAACTACTGTGGAGAATTTGACAATGCTGGTGCAATGATGAGCGTTGATGAGACTTTGATGTGCTCTTTCCAAATACTAAAGCCTGCTGAGAAGAAGCCAAAATTTGGTTTTGGGAGCACCAGAAGAACTAAAACTGGAAACCTTCATGCAAAGACAAAG CTGCAGAAGGAATTCCTTAAATACTTGCTGATTACATCTGTGCCATACAAAGCATGA
- the LOC140038913 gene encoding serine/threonine-protein phosphatase PP1 isozyme 2-like isoform X2 translates to MDALAVDDIIKRLLDVRGRPGKQVQLSESEIRHLCLRSKEIFMAQPNLLELAAPIKICGDIHGQYSDLLRLFQYGGLPPKSNYLFLGDYVDRGKQSLETICLLLAFKIKHPDNFFLLRGNHECASVNRVYGFYDECKRRFNVRLWKVFTECFNCLPVAALIDDKILCMHGGLSPDLHDVDQILELQRPTDVPESGLLCDLLWSDPSKDVKGWGMNDRGVSYTFGHDKVLEFLEKNDLDLICRAHQVVEDGYEFFADRQLVTIFSAPNYCGEFDNAGAMMSVDETLMCSFQILKPAEKKPKFGFGSTRRTKTGNLHAKTKSFLGKVG, encoded by the exons ATGGATGCTTTGGCTGTTGATGATATAATTAAGCGTTTGCTTGACGTTAGAGGAAGGCCAGGGAAACAAGTGCAGCTTTCGGAATCAGAAATTAGGCATCTTTGTTTAAGGTCGAAGGAAATCTTTATGGCACAGCCTAATCTCCTTGAGCTTGCAGCTCCAATCAAGATCTGTG GGGATATTCATGGTCAGTATTCTGATCTACTTAGGCTTTTCCAGTATGGTGGATTGCCCCCGAAGTCCAATTACTTGTTCTTGGGGGATTATGTGGATCGAGGAAAACAAAGTCTTGAAACAATATGTCTTCTACTTGCATTCAAGATCAAGCATCCTGACAACTTCTTCCTTCTGAGGGGCAACCATGAATGTGCCTCTGTTAATCGTGTATATGGGTTCTACGATGAGTGCAAACGAAGATTCAACGTCAGACTGTGGAAGGTATTCACAGAATGTTTTAATTGCTTGCCTGTAGCAGCTTTGATAGATGACAAGATATTGTGCATGCATGGAGGACTTTCTCCGGACCTGCATGATGTGGATCAAATTTTAGAACTACAGCGTCCAACTGATGTTCCAGAGAGTGGCTTGCTTTGTGATCTCCTATGGTCAGATCCAAGTAAAGATGTTAAAGGATGGGGGATGAATGATAGGGGAGTGTCATATACCTTTGGCCATGATAAGGTGTTAGAATTTCTTGAGAAGAATGATCTGGATCTTATCTGCCGGGCTCACCAG GTTGTGGAAGATGGATATGAGTTTTTCGCTGATAGACAACTTGTAACAATATTCTCTGCCCCTAACTACTGTGGAGAATTTGACAATGCTGGTGCAATGATGAGCGTTGATGAGACTTTGATGTGCTCTTTCCAAATACTAAAGCCTGCTGAGAAGAAGCCAAAATTTGGTTTTGGGAGCACCAGAAGAACTAAAACTGGAAACCTTCATGCAAAGACAAAG TCATTTCTTGGTAAAGTAGGATGA
- the LOC140038915 gene encoding low affinity inorganic phosphate transporter 1-like: protein MARGQQLEVLNALDVAKTQLYHFTAIVVAGMGFFTDAYDLFSISLCTKLLGRIYYFHPDSKKPGSLPPGASSAVTGVALVGTLVGQLFFGWLGDKMGRKKVYGITLVLMVVSSLASGLSFGNRPQGVIATLCFFRFWLGFGIGGDYPLSATIMSEYANKRTRGSFISAVFAMQGFGILTSGIVAIIVSASFNHAYPAPTYEEDKAASTISQADYMWRIILMFGAVPAGLTYYWRMKMPETARYTALVARNAQKAAKDMARVLNVELDPEVEKVEKLTERSSNSYGLFSRQFLRRHGLHLLGTTSTWFLLDIAFYSQNLFQKDVLSGIGWIPPAATMSAGEELFKIARAQTLIALCSTVPGYWFTVALIDVIGRFAIQLMGFFFMTVFMFALAIPYNHWTKKAHRIGFVVIYSLTFFFSNFGPNATTFVVPAEIFPARLRSTCHGISAAAGKAGAIVGAFGFLYASQSKDPNKTDPGYPTGIGMKNSLIVLACVNALGMLFTFLVPEPKGKSLEELSGENEDENNDEDAKTTSNRTAPV from the coding sequence ATGGCTAGGGGACAGCAACTGGAAGTGCTTAATGCACTTGATGTTGCCAAGACACAGCTTTACCATTTCACAGCAATTGTAGTTGCTGGAATGGGCTTCTTCACTGATGCATATGATCTCTTCAGTATTTCCTTGTGTACTAAGCTGCTGGGACGCATTTACTACTTCCACCCAGACTCCAAAAAGCCCGGAAGTTTACCTCCCGGCGCCTCATCAGCTGTCACTGGTGTTGCCTTGGTCGGTACCTTGGTTGGCCAACTATTCTTTGGTTGGCTTGGTGACAAAATGGGCCGGAAAAAGGTTTATGGTATAACCTTAGTTCTTATGGTTGTCTCTTCCCTTGCCTCAGGGCTTTCCTTTGGCAACAGACCGCAGGGTGTGATTGCCACACTTTGCTTCTTCAGGTTTTGGCTTGGCTTTGGGATTGGAGGAGATTATCCACTTTCAGCAACAATTATGTCTGAATATGCCAACAAGAGGACTCGCGGTTCATTCATTTCTGCAGTTTTTGCTATGCAGGGATTCGGAATATTAACTAGTGGAATTGTGGCTATTATAGTCTCAGCTTCTTTCAATCATGCATATCCTGCACCAACTTATGAAGAAGATAAAGCAGCATCAACAATATCACAAGCTGACTATATGTGGCGCATTATTTTGATGTTTGGAGCTGTACCAGCTGGTCTTACCTACTACTGGCGAATGAAGATGCCTGAAACTGCTCGTTACACGGCCCTTGTAGCCAGGAATGCTCAGAAGGCAGCTAAAGATATGGCTAGGGTGTTAAATGTTGAACTTGACCCTGAAGTGGAAAAAGTGGAGAAACTCACTGAGAGATCATCCAACAGCTATGGATTGTTTTCTAGACAATTTCTTCGTCGTCATGGCCTTCATTTATTGGGAACTACTTCAACATGGTTTTTACTTGATATTGCATTTTACAGCCAAAATCTTTTCCAGAAGGATGTTTTGAGTGGAATTGGATGGATCCCACCAGCTGCAACAATGAGTGCAGGGGAGGAGCTCTTCAAAATTGCCAGGGCACAAACTCTGATTGCTCTATGCAGTACTGTCCCAGGATATTGGTTTACGGTGGCTCTTATCGACGTCATAGGAAGATTTGCAATTCAACTGATGGGCTTCTTCTTCATGACTGTTTTCATGTTTGCTTTAGCAATTCCATACAATCACTGGACTAAGAAGGCTCACCGTATTGGCTTTGTGGTTATATACTCGTTGACATTCTTCTTCTCAAACTTTGGGCCTAATGCTACCACATTTGTTGTGCCGGCTGAAATCTTCCCAGCTAGACTGAGGTCGACGTGCCATGGCATATCTGCAGCTGCAGGAAAGGCAGGAGCAATAGTTGGGGCATTCGGATTCTTGTATGCTTCCCAAAGCAAAGATCCAAACAAAACTGATCCTGGCTACCCAACAGGTATTGGTATGAAGAATTCACTAATTGTTCTTGCCTGCGTTAATGCACTGGGGATGCTCTTCACTTTCTTAGTGCCAGAACCTAAAGGAAAATCACTCGAGGAGTTGTCAGGTGAAAATGAGGATGAGAATAATGATGAGGACGCCAAGACTACTTCAAACAGGACTGCTCCTGTTTAA